Proteins co-encoded in one Drosophila busckii strain San Diego stock center, stock number 13000-0081.31 unplaced genomic scaffold, ASM1175060v1 hic_scaffold_33, whole genome shotgun sequence genomic window:
- the LOC108606441 gene encoding pancreatic triacylglycerol lipase-like yields the protein MRATCFILALAYLLLQLVNRATAFDHQGCRVVKPHGRCSSILNYHLYNKAFPSGYDLARRGLIWPEGLNASQHFVILIHGYNGNMDRSPNAEIRPELLKVPNVNVVSLEFGALVPDPCYVQSVENARPVSICLARQVRKLLGKAKVSLELLHVIGYGLGAHIAGLASQQLQAETNLRFAHITALDPAKPLYLTKDLSARLDPSDADFVDVIHTDVFMHGILQPLGHVDFYPNMGVTQPSCGPSQNIETHQCYHKRSAEYYAESIFSKTGFWGFYCTELYAFLHNECQPNTRYELLGYYTRSKARGAYFLATNQEYPFARGFNFDNLDRTIRGKTYMTDGFINKISEMGESARNLTKYI from the exons ATGCGTGCAACTTGCTTTATATTGG CCTTAGCTTATCTACTGCTGCAGTTGGTCAATCGTGCAACAGCATTCGACCACCAGGGATGTCGTGTGGTAAAGCCACATGGACGGTGTAGCTCCATTTTGAACTATCATCTCTATAA caaGGCCTTCCCTTCGGGCTATGATTTGGCTAGGCGCGGCCTTATTTGGCCCGAAGGTTTGAATGCATCGCAGCATTTTGTCATCTTGATACACGGCTACAATGGCAACATGGACAGATCGCCCAATGCGGAGATACGTCCAGAGCTGCTCAAAGTGCCGAATGTCAATGTTGTATCCCTGGAGTTTGGCGCCTTGGTGCCAGATCCTTGCTATGTGCAATCAGTCGAGAATGCGCGTCCCGTCAGCATTTGCCTGGCAAGGCAAGTGCGCAAGCTTCTAGGGAAGGCAAAAGTAAGCCTCGAGTTGTTGCATGTGATTGGCTATGGCCTAGGTGCTCATATCGCTGGCCTCGCATCCCAGCAATTACAAGCTGAAACCAACCTCAGGTTCGCGCACATTACAGCTCTGGATCCCGCTAAGCCGCTCTATCTAACGAAGGATCTCTCAGCGCGCTTGGATCCCAGCGATGCGGACTTTGTCGACGTCATACACACGGACGTCTTCATGCATGGAATACTGCAACCACTTGGCCACGTCGACTTCTATCCCAACATGGGCGTAACGCAGCCGAGCTGCGGTCCCAGCCAGAATA TTGAAACCCATCAATGCTATCACAAACGCTCTGCCGAATACTACGCCGAGTCTATATTTTCGAAAACTGGTTTCTGGGGCTTCTACTGCACTGAACTCTATGCCTTCCTACACAACGAATGCCAGCCGAACACCCGCTATGAGCTGCTTGGCTACTACACACGCTCCAAGGCACGCGGCGCTTACTTCCTGGCCACAAACCAAGAATATCCCTTTGCTCGTGGATTCAACTTCGATAATTTGGATCGGACCATAAGGGGCAAGACATATATGACTGATGGTTTTATTAATAAGATTTCAGAGATGGGCGAGTCAGCGCGtaacttaactaaatatatCTAA
- the LOC108606424 gene encoding TBC1 domain family member 19 yields the protein MEELQDASIHHMTARVIAAIKNTKSYEPIYKELQRLVCSPGVDKNDMRNTLENAIKVAGLETEIRNMIYNLVRSRLERLEVGNNKTTSDPLGYLKRAGVLWDRRVRKSLNAMCAELKVPLHGQPRISADREDFVAKWNELSNYSMDLANYRPVYAPKDLLEVLLSLKGPAKTNENTDKIPQWEFSHIALPVKNLFELRTHYADLLRIDHYSAHDLSVQCQRILESRHAPLCQQFLKRGSTPAPYRGALWAAVLDSKLHDYDIEYWQKLRNSVWTTDHIVDKLVFKDIQLTASNDDQYFVFEDVLYQVLLCFSRDTDIANCVEYETFPVKGKTYEGPPSGVVPFHGICMFAAPFCYLYDSPVCLYYTFRAFYIRYCHRLTTINTHPQGIVSLCLLFEKLLQTYEPKLWSHFRELQIQPLRVVFKWLMRGFSGHLPPDQLLVLWDLILGFDSLEILPLFAIIILSFRKESIMQVSSLDSIEAILADLSSIKVLPLVQLALSRD from the exons ATGGAGGAGCTGCAGGACGCCAGCATTCATCATATGACGGCGCGTGTTATAGCGGCCATTAAGAATACAAAATCGTATGAACCCATCTATAAAGAGCTGCAGCGCTTGGTGTGCAGTCCCGGCGTGGACAAGAATGATATGCGCAATACGCTGGAGAACGCCATCAAGGTGGCCGGACTGGAAACGGAAATCCGCAACATGATTTACAACTTGGTGCGCAGTCGCCTGGAGCGACTCGaagttggcaacaacaagacaACG AGTGATCCCTTGGGCTATCTGAAGCGCGCTGGTGTGCTCTGGGACAGACGTGTGCGCAAGAGTCTGAACGCCATGTGTGCGGAGCTGAAGGTGCCGCTGCATGGCCAGCCACGCATTAGTGCCGACCGCGAAGATTTTGTGGCCAAATGGAACGAGCTGAGTAACTACAGCATGG ACCTGGCTAACTATCGTCCCGTATATGCGCCCAAGGATCTGCTAGAAGTATTGCTATCGCTGAAAGGACCCGCCAAGACAAATGAGAACACAGa taAAATACCACAGTGGGAATTCTCGCACATCGCGCTGCCCGTGAAGAATCTCTTCGAGCTGCGCACACACTATGCGGATCTGCTGCGCATCGATCATTACAGTGCGCACGATCTGTCGGTGCAGTGCCAGCGCATCTTGGAGAGTCGCCACGCCCCGTTGTGCCAGCAGTTTCTCAAAAGAGGCAGCACGCCGGCCCCCTATCGTGGTGCACTCTGGGCAGCAGTGCTGGACAGCAAGCTGCATGATTAT gaTATTGAGTACTGGCAGAAGCTGCGCAACAGCGTCTGGACCACCGATCATATTGTGGACAAGCTGGTCTTCAAGGACATACAGCTGACCGCCTCGAACGACGATCAGTACTTTGTGTTCGAGGATGTGCTCTACCAGGTGCTGCTCTGCTTTTCACGTGACACAGATATTGCCAATTGCGTGGAGTACGAAACATTTCCGGTCAAGGGAAAGACCTACGAGGGGCCACCGTCGGGAGTGGTGCCATTCCATGGCATTTGCATGTTTGCTGCGCCCTTCTGCTATCTCTACGACTCGCCCGTCTGTCTATACTACACATTCCGAGCTTTCTATATACGCTATTGCCATCGCTTGACCACCATAAATACGCATCCGCAGGGCATCGTTAGCCTCTGTCTGCTGTTCGAGAAACTGCTGCAGACCTACGAGCCCAAGCTCTGGTCACATTTCCGTGAGCTGCAGATACAGCC ccTACGCGTTGTATTCAAGTGGCTCATGCGTGGTTTCTCGGGTCACTTGCCACCAGATCAGCTGCTAGTATTGTGGGACTTG ATACTCGGTTTTGATAGCCTGGAAATACTGCCgctatttgcaattattattttgagctTTCGCAAGGAGAGTATAATGCAGGTGTCCTCACTGGACAGCATCGAGGCCATACTGGCAGATCTATCCTCAATCAAAGTGCTGCCTTTGGTGCAATTGGCACTGAGCCGCGACTAA
- the LOC108606430 gene encoding endothelial lipase — translation MRAIRLILVFFIVVQLRRRIDASEPDEPECLVANDTDICTDKLLNFWLYRQDLKKGKQIKVGDDLSAELKGSRPMKILIHDMNGNRNSTPSEQLRSALLKLPDNNVLSLDFSPLAKEPCYTQLAQSTRYIGKCLGELLTSLVEKKLVDAPKLHLIGYGAGAHVAGFAANYLQNATKALVARISGLDPSKAFFLTKDINARLDASDADFVDVIHSDVFISGLLQPIGHVDFYPNQGVNQPNCGPIDELTTHNCYHQRSVEYYAESISTKTGFWGFHCSNLYDFTTNVCQPNSNVAELGYNVSIEARGSFFLKTAEKSPYARGKIYNDLDRGLKGKTFLPDKFLNQLRQMGNMTRGLSTFQ, via the exons ATGCGCGCTATTCGGCTTATACTGG ttttctttattgttgtaCAGCTCAGGCGACGCATCGACGCGAGCGAGCCGGACGAGCCTGAATGCCTTGTGGCAAATGATACGGATATTTGTACGGACAAGCTTTTGAACTTCTGGCTCTATAG GCAAGATCTGAAAAAgggcaagcaaatcaaagtcGGAGATGATTTGAGTGCTGAGCTAAAGGGGAGCAGGCCCATGAAAATTCTTATACATGACATGAATGGCAACCGCAATTCCACGCCCAGTGAGCAGctgcgctctgctctgctgaaGCTTCCGGACAACAATGTATTATCCCTGGATTTCAGTCCGCTGGCCAAAGAACCTTGCTATACGCAACTGGCGCAGAGTACGCGCTACATAGGCAAATGTCTAGGAGAGCTGTTGACCTCGCTAGTGGAGAAGAAGCTGGTGGATGCGCCcaagttgcatttaattggctATGGCGCCGGCGCTCATGTTGCTGGCTTTGCTGCCAACTATCTGCAGAACGCAACCAAAGCGCTCGTGGCTCGCATAAGTGGCTTGGATCCTTCCAAGGCGTTCTTTCTCACCAAGGACATTAACGCACGCTTGGATGCCAGCGATGCGGACTTTGTTGATGTCATACACAGCGATGTCTTTATCAGCGGACTGCTGCAGCCGATTGGCCACGTCGACTTCTATCCCAACCAGGGCGTTAACCAACCCAACTGCGGACCCATTGATGAGC TTACCACCCATAACTGCTATCACCAACGCTCCGTGGAGTACTATGCCGAGTCCATATCGACTAAAACTGGCTTCTGGGGCTTTCACTGCAGCAATCTCTATGACTTCACCACGAACGTGTGTCAGCCAAACTCAAATGTGGCTGAGCTTGGCTACAATGTCAGCATCGAGGCACGTGGCAGTTTCTTTTTGAAAACAGCAGAGAAGTCGCCATATGCACGTGGCAAGATCTACAATGATCTGGATCGCGGCTTGAAGGGCAAAACCTTTTTGCCAGATAAATTTTTGAATCAATTGCGGCAAATGGGCAATATGACGCGCGGGTTAAGcacatttcaataa
- the LOC108606418 gene encoding probable cytochrome P450 28d1: MSIVTVILLFLVALVALCYLFLIWNFNYWKKRGIKTVKSWPLLGSFPSLFTQKRNVVYDVDEIYRKYKSTDNVVGVFSTRMPQLMVLSPEYAQQVFVSEFRRFHDNEMARTCDTETDEILANNPFILTGQAWKERRAEITPGLSANRVSAVYPVSQSVCKKFVEYIKRQQRMAGSSGVDTKSLCLAYTTEVVADCVLGISAQSFSDNPNPLVGMIKRVFDQSFGFIFYVTLLTLWPPIKKFYSVPLFSKDVVKFFFDLMQRSINLRRESAEARDRVDFLNYMLQLQDKKGLNTMELTSHTMTFLTDGFETTSMVLTHTLLLLGRDSAAQQRLREEIGTANLSFEQLSELPYLDACIHETLRLFPPGLFARKLCTERFEFANKDGVSVGVVPGDVIIVPNYSLHHDEKYYEQPMQFRPERFLEQNGGVRKYRDQGVYFGWGDGPRVCPGMRFALTQLKAALVEVLRNFEVKVNSRTRNDNELDDTYFMAMLKGGIWLDFEERK, encoded by the exons ATGTCTATCGTTACGGTGATTCTATTATTTCTGGTGGCACTTGTTGCCCTCTGCTACTTGTTCTTAATTTGGAACTTTAATTATTGGAAGAAGCGTGGCATTAAAACTGTCAAGTCGTGGCCACTACTTGGCAGCTTTCCCAGTTTATTTACGCAAAAAAGAAACGTGGTCTACGATGTGGACGAAATCTATCG CAAATACAAGAGCACTGATAACGTTGTGGGCGTATTTAGTACGCGTATGCCACAGTTGATGGTTCTATCGCCCGAATATGCGCAGCAGGTGTTTGTGTCCGAGTTTCGCAGATTCCATGACAATGAAATGGCGCGCACT TGCGATACTGAAACGGATGAAATACTGGCAAACAAtccatttattttaactgGCCAAGCATGGAAAGAGAGACGTGCTGAAATAACGCCCGGACTTTCGGCCAATAGG GTTAGTGCAGTTTATCCCGTAAGTCAAAGTGTCTGCAAGAAGTTTGTAGAGTATATtaagcgccagcagcgcatGGCTGGCTCCAGTGGCGTGGACACAAAATCGCTTTGCCTAGCCTACACCACCGAGGTGGTGGCCGACTGTGTGCTGGGCATTTCGGCTCAAAGCTTTAGCGACAATCCGAATCCTTTGGTGGGCATGATTAAGCGAGTGTTTGATCAATCCTTTGGCTTTATATTCTACGTTACGCTGCTGACCTTATGGCCACCAATCAAGAAATTCTACAGCGTACCGCTGTTCAGCAAGGATGTGGTCAAGTTCTTTTTTGATCTGATGCAGCGATCTATTAACTTGCGACGCGAAAGTGCCGAGGCACGTGATCGCGTTGATTTTCTCAACtatatgctgcagctgcaggacAAGAAGGGGCTCAACACTATGGAGTTGACCTCACACACGATGACCTTTCTAACCGACGGCTTCGAAACGACATCTATGGTGTTAACTCATACGCTGCTGCTACTGGGACGCGATTCTGCTGcacagcagcgactgcgcgAGGAGATTGGTACTGCCAATTTAAGCTTTGAGCAGCTAAGCGAGCTGCCCTATCTGGATGCCTGCATACATG AAACTCTGCGTCTGTTCCCACCTGGCTTATTTGCACGCAAGCTTTGCACGGAGCGCTTTGAGTTTGCCAACAAGGATGGAGTCAGCGTTGGTGTTGTGCCTGGTGATGTGATCATTGTGCCCAATTACTCGTTGCATCATGATGAAAAGTATTATGAGCAGCCAATGCAGTTTAGGCCTGAACGCTTTCTGGAACAAAATGGCGGCGTGCGCAAGTATCGTGATCAAGGAGTTTACTTTGGCTGGGGCGATGGACCACGCGTGTGTCCAG gTATGCGCTTTGCATTGACTCAGCTGAAGGCTGCTCTGGTGGAAGTTTTGCGCAACTTTGAGGTGAAGGTGAATTCACGCACGCGCAACGATAATGAACTGGATGATACTTACTTCATGGCTATGCTCAAGGGCGGCATTTGGCTGGATTTTGAAGAGCGCAAATAA
- the LOC108606393 gene encoding bone morphogenetic protein receptor type-1B has product MAPKSRKKKAHVSRSLTCYCEGSCPNNVSNGTCETKSSCFSSVQEVYDETTNSYEEERTYGCMPPEDNGGFLMCKVAASQVHGKHIVCCDNEDLCNRNLQPAFTPKLTTPSPDLPVSSESMQTFMLLGSVVMCAFVLTVVLLIVCLIYKRREKQRKPRLINSMCNSQLSPLSQLVEQSSGSGSGLPLLVQRTIAKQIQMVRLVGKGRYGEVWLAKWRDERVAVKTFFTTEEASWFRETEIYQTVLMRHENILGFIAADIKGNGSWTQMLLITDYHEVGSLHDYLSTSVITPQKLQLLAYSFSSGLAHLHDEIFGTPGKPAIAHRDIKSKNILVKRNGQCAIADFGLAVKYMSELDEIHIAQNTRVGTRRYMAPEVLSQALNPQQFEEFKRADMYSVGLVLWEMARRCYTPITGTKTTTCEDYALPYHDVVPSDPSFEDMHAVVCIKGFRPPLPARWQEDDVLATVAKIMQECWHHNPTVRLTALRVKKTLGRLDMDALNDMPMKIV; this is encoded by the exons tgTCACGTTCGCTGACTTGCTACTGCGAAGGCAGCTGCCCGAATAATGTGAGCAATGGAACCTGCGAGACCAAGAGCAGCTGCTTCAGCTCGGTGCAGGAAGTTTATGATGAGACCACAAACAGCTACGAGGAGGAGCGCACCTACGGCTGCATGCCACCGGAAGATAATGGCGGCTTCCTAATG TGCAAAGTGGCCGCCTCGCAGGTGCATGGCAAGCACATCGTCTGCTGCGATAACGAGGATCTGTGCAATCGAAATCTGCAGCCAGCGTTTACGCCCAAGCTGACGACGCCTTCGCCGGATTTGCCCGTGAGCAGCGAATCGATGCAGACATTTATGCTGCTGGGCTCGGTGGTCATGTGCGCCTTTGTGCTGACTGTGGTGCTGCTCATAGTTTGTTTGATCTACAAGCGACGTGAGAAGCAGCGCAAGCCACGCCTCATCAATTCGATGTGCAACTCGCAGTTGTCGCCGCTGTCGCAGCTGGTGGAGCAGAGCTCGGGCTCGGGCTCGggactgccgctgctggtgcaACGCACcatagcaaagcaaatacaaatggtGCGGCTGGTGGGCAAGGGACGCTACGGCGAAGTGTGGCTGGCCAAGTGGCGCGACGAGCGTGTGGCAGTCAAGACTTTCTTCACCACCGAGGAGGCTTCGTGGTTTCGTGAAACGGAAATCTATCAAACGGTGCTGATGCGTCATGAGAACATATTGGGATTTATAGCTGCCGATATCAAAGGCAATGGCAGCTGGACGCAGATGCTGCTGATAACGGATTATCATGAGGTGGGCAGTCTGCATGACTATCTATCCACATCGGTTATAACGCCgcagaagctgcagctgctcgccTATAGCTTCAGCTCGGGTCTGGCGCATTTGCATGATGAAATCTTTGGCACGCCAGGCAAACCCGCCATAGCGCATCGCGACATCAAAAGCAAGAACATCTTGGTTAAGCGCAATGGTCAGTGCGCCATAGCAGACTTTGGGTTGGCGGTCAAGTACATGTCCGAGCTGGATGAAATACACATTGCGCAGAATACGCGCGTGGGCACGCGTCGCTACATGGCGCCCGAGGTGCTCAGCCAGGCGCTGAATCCGCAGCAGTTCGAGGAGTTCAAGCGCGCCGATATGTACTCCGTGGGGCTGGTGCTGTGGGAAATGGCGCGTCGCTGCTACACGCCCATTACGGGCACCAAGACCACCACCTGCGAGGACTACGCGCTGCCCTATCACGATGTGGTGCCCTCGGATCCCAGCTTCGAGGATATGCACGCCGTTGTCTGCATCAAGGGCTTTCGTCCGCCGCTGCCTGCGCGCTGGCAGGAGGACGATGTGCTGGCCACTGTGGCCAAGATAATGCAGGAGTGCTGGCATCACAATCCCACTGTGCGGCTCACTGCGCTGCGTGTGAAGAAAACGCTTGGCCGCCTAGACATGGACGCGCTCAATGATATGCCCATGAAAATAGTCTAG
- the LOC108606451 gene encoding pancreatic lipase-related protein 2-like, giving the protein MARSSFALVLLFLQLCGRINAEAECSLGSKSFTDTCKKDMKTTLRINYIGPEFKGPWEHPNEVEKQLKRLRQFVIILPDFPQNGSSIGFDYLRKSLAKLKNLATLEIDYTNVAPANCFMHMIKPLAECLTNILKDLVAEERIYLKNVHIIGHGVGARLASEIASLLPSGERIGRITGLNPTKTDDSVVNPSYLSNNDADFVDVYHTETSVYGYEWDKAHLDVFIEGDKVLPLLKISNNPLDDHNRAVSDYALSILGPKGWLTGYNKLCTTYFPTWKCIEKMEELGYFLNPMLRGSYNARTSARYNKLIK; this is encoded by the exons ATGGCAAGATCTTCATTTGCGTTGG TTCTCTTATTTCTACAGCTCTGCGGGCGAATCAATGCTGAAGCAGAATGTTCTCttggcagcaaaagttttactGACACATGTAAAAAAGATATGAAAACGACTTTAAGAATCAACTA CATTGGACCTGAATTTAAGGGCCCTTGGGAACATCCAAACGAAGTTGAAAAACAGCTAAAACGATTAAGACAGTTCGTAATTATTCTACCGGACTTTCCTCAGAATGGAAGCTCTATAGGCTTTGATTACTTGCGGAAAAGCTTGGCGAAACTCAAGAATCTGGCCACATTAGAGATTGACTATACAAATGTGGCACCGGCGAATTGCTTTATGCACATGATTAAGCCATTGGCGGAGTGTCTGACCAACATATTGAAGGATCTCGTAGCAGAGGAGCGTATATATTTGAAGAACGTGCATATCATTGGACATGGGGTGGGCGCCCGGTTAGCCTCTGAAATAGCTTCCTTACTGCCGTCCGGTGAGCGAATTGGACGCATAACTGGACTGAATCCCACTAAGACCGATGACTCCGTTGTCAATCCATCCTACCTATCGAATAACGACGCGGACTTTGTAGACGTTTACCACACAGAGACTTCAGTGTACGGCTACGAGTGGGACAAGGCCCACCTGGACGTTTTTATCGAAGGGGACAAAGTGCTACCCTTACTAAAAATTTCTAACAACCCTCTTGATGATCATAACAGAGCAGTTTCCGACTATGCCTTATCCATACTTGGACCCAAAGGATGGTTAACAGGCTACAATAAATTGTGTACTACATACTTTCCCACGTGGAAATGCATTGAGAAGATGGAGGAACTTGGGTACTTTCTGAATCCGATGCTTCGTGGCTCTTACAATGCGCGCACAAGCGCCAggtacaacaaattaattaaataa
- the LOC108606460 gene encoding troponin C yields MEDDEKMDIMRKAFQMFDTQKTGFIETLRLKTILNSMGQMFEESELQDLIDENDPEDTGKVNFDGFCNIAAHFLEEEDAEAIQKELKEAFRLYDREGNGYITTSTLKEILAALDDKLSSSDLDGIIAEIDTDGSGTVDFDEFMEMMAGE; encoded by the exons ATG GAGGACGATGAGAAGATGGATATCATGCGCAAGGCATTCCAAATGTTCGATACGCAAAAGACCGGATTCATTGAGACGCTGCGTCTGAAGACCATACTGAACAGCATGGGTCAGATGTTCGAGGAGAGCGAGCTGCAGGATTTGATCGATGAGAACGATCCGGAGGACACGGGCAAGGTGAACTTCGATGGCTTCTGCAACATAGCAGCGCATTTTCTGGAGGAGGAGGACGCCGAGGCCATACAAAAGGAATTGAAAGAAGCATTTCGTCTGTACGATCGTGAGGGTAACGGTTACATAACCACATCGACGCTCAAGGAAATTCTGGCTGCACTCGATGACAAACTATCGTCCAGTGATCTCGATGGCATTATAGCGGAAATCGATACCGACGGTTCCGGCACAGTGGACTTTGATG AATTCATGGAAATGATGGCGGGCGAATAG